The Salmo salar chromosome ssa06, Ssal_v3.1, whole genome shotgun sequence sequence TGAGGAAACACGCTGTACCTTCAAGTCCAGGGTTCAACTTCCGTACCATTCAACACACAATCACACGTGAGTGTGTTGCCTGACTCTGTATTTTGAGTGGGATGTGTGGGGAGGGAGTCTGACAGGTAAGGGTTGGAGTGAGAACACCATCTGTCCATTTTTCTCAAGCAGTCTTGTATTCAAATTTCTGTCAAGTTATATACCCTGTCATTTCTTTCCCTGACAAGTCATTTAAAACCAGTATTGGTTGATTTGTTAAAAAGGCTgtcctctacccctacctatttttctctctcctctctctcgctcctctagGCGAGTAACGGTAAAGACCCGTGGTCGGTATGGAACCAGGACACCACGGGAGGTTCCTCCAACAACTGGGCGGCCCAGCCAGAGGGCACCATTACAGGCAAGAGTGCTGCCCCTGACCCCTGGGGCTCCACAGCACAGAGCCATCCTCAGGCCTACCAGGGCCCAGGTAAGAGTCACTGTTCTAAAGGAACTAAAGGGCAATGAGGGCCCCTTTATGGACCTTAACACTTTGGTAATAATTTGCTAGTAATACTGTAGTGAAGACCTACTTTAGCAAGTTTCTGGCAAAAGACTTGCAGAAAGATGTCTCCAGAAAATATATTTTCCCCTTGTTATACCTCTTTTTAGGAACTTTATCCATTGTTAATATCTATGTTTTGGGAATAAGAATATAGCCTTTGGCATACATGAAGAGTGGTGTTTTGCAATGCATTTTCTAGGTGTGATCTTAAACAGGGGAGGGTGATGTCATCGATAGTTATGAGATCACTTGCCTTTGCAGAGTTTTTGCTGGCTTTGGTTTTTCACTTCCCGTTTTAAAACTATTTATATCCTGAATAAAGAAGTGACTGATTGAATGAACGAAATAACAAAGTGCCTCTTTTTCCTTCCAAAGATATCTATCCATATCCCTACCTTATTGACTGGTCAGGTATCCCACCATGCATTGCCTGCTGGGAGGGTTTCCCTGTTTGTGCGAGTGACTGTTTTTTGTTTTAAGAAAATGTCTGGCATGTGTATAACCAGTAAATGTACATTATTTTCTCTATTGCAGGCATGTGTTTGCATTGTGTGTATTTTCTCTCAAGAAAGCTATTCACAGTATTTATAGCTTAACACTTAATTGGTTGGTTTTGTGGATATATCTAACTGATTATCTAGACTGATATAATAGGTTTGTTGTTTCTGTttggatacatactgtacagtatatttatAATTTTTCTCTCAAAACATAGCACGGGGTAGTGCAGTGCAGTGGTTTTCAAACCTCTCATTGGGCACCCAAGATGTTTCGTTGGAGCCCTGAAGTAGCTCACCTAATTCTCTAATCAAGGGCTTAATGATTAGTGattggaatcaggtgtgctagctctggaataaGAACGTCTGGGGGTCCTCGGAGAGGTTTGAAACCCGCTGGTCTATTGCATGTTCTCTGATCTCGGTTTTAGGCTTTTTATGCTGTATGGTCTCTCTTCCATGTATTTGGTtactaagggtgtgtgtgtgtgtgtgtgtgtgtgtgtgtgtgtgtgtgtgtgtgtgtgtgtgtgtgtgggtaggagCGGAGGAAGATGAGTGGGATGATGAGTGGGATGATGTGAAGTCAAACTCTGAGTCTGGAGATGGAGGGGCCATCCAGAGAGGAGGGGCTACTGGCTCCTCCATGAAGATCTCCCTCAACAAGTAAGACAGCTGACTACTACTCCAAACCATCACACTGAACCCACAAACACTAGCCATGACCTAAAGACtacttttacccagattttaccCACGGTCATAAACATTGAGTCAATATACAGTTTGGCCATCTTAGTTTGCGGTTGAGAATCTGAGATGTTTGGTGGAGGATAGTTAGCCCAACTCTGTTAAACCATTGCCGTTGGATTTCCAGACTGTCAAGTGTCCCTTTCTACCTAACCCCTGACACTTAACCCCTGACCTTTACCCCTGTGTGTTCCTCTTTGAGCAGGTTCCCCGGGTTTTCCAAGTCTGGCCCTGAGCTGTTCCTCCTCTGCAAGCAACCACCCAAGGGAAAGGAGAAGATAACCATCTATGTGAGTTGGTGGAGGACTTTCATCAGTACTGGACATTGAATGGAGTGTGGTTGGCTGTGTTGTTTAGCAATTTTTTGTACTGTAGTCTTTTCAAATTGCTGTAGGATTTATCTTGTAGGATTTAGTAGGGTTGTCTCTGCTCCTTCTCAGATGGGGGAGGTTGGTCCAGTGTGGTCCTATCCAGAGGCTCAGCTGGACTGTGTCGTAGCCGACCCCAAGAAGGGCACCAAGATGTACGGCCTGAAGAGCTACATCGAGTACCATGTCATACCCAACGTAAGTGTCTGTGGGACCACTACTAGCATCAATGTGAATGGTCATTAATGTTTCTGGCTCTATCATTTCTAGGGACAGATACATTGTTCAGATGCCTGATATAACAAGCTGTCTCAGAGAAAAGCTGCAGTTGCCGAAAGCCAAGATTATGCCAACCCATTGGCATTATAGTGCATGTTAACTTTGTGTGATTGGTTTGCAGACCACAAACAGACCCGTCAATCACCGATACAAGCACTTTGATTGGCTGTATGAGAGGCTACTGGACAAGTTTGGTTCAGccatccccatcccctctctaccGGACAAGCAGGTCACAGGTGAGAGACTGACCTGCTAACCTCTCGTCTTCTCTCCTCCACTGAGACACCTTCTGTCTATCCTATACGAGAGGAGTTCACTTAATGTAGGAAGGTATACGGGGAGCCTGGGGTGCTCCTTTCAATGCACACCGCTTatatctgctctctctccctttctccctccctccctctctgccaggGCGTTTTGAGGAGGAGTTTATCAAGATGAGGATGGAGAGGTTGCAGGGCTGGATGACCAGGATGTGTCGGCACCCTGTGGTCTCCAACAGCGACGTCTTCCAACTCTTCCTGACCTACAAGGACGAGAAGGTACAGTAGGagtcttcctcatcttcctcccccAGGAACAGCAGAGGGGTGCAGTATCAGACTGGACATGGAGCTCTGATTGTACAGGACTGGTAGTGACACTGAGGATTGGCTACTGAGCACTGTGTGTTGTTGCAGGACTGGAAAACAGGGAAGAGAAAAGCAGAGAAAGACGAGGACGTGGGAGTGATGATCTTCTCCTCCATAGAGCCTGAAGCCCCCGACCTGGACCCCATCGAAGTGTGAGTGACATCACAccactctgcagcagacatacacAATATGAAATGTTATGGGGTGTTTTTCTTCATTTGTTTCCATTGCGTAACAGGGAGCAGAAGTGTGATCAGTTCAGTCGTTTCACCAAAGCTATGGATGATGGTGTGAAGGACCTACTCACAGTGGGCCAGGAGCACTGGAAGAGATGCACAGGACGTATGTATACactacataaacactacacagcAGCTATGCAGCCTACATAGTTATAACATGACCGAAACTGTGTGTGTCCTCAGCTTTGCCCAAAGAGTACCAGAGGATTGGCAAGGCCTTCCAGAACCTCTCGTCTGTCTTCACCAGCAGTGGATACCAAGGTAGGCCTGCTTGGACAGACATTTACCCCAATAAATGGGATATATATGGATCTCCGTATGTTTTAGCTTGTTCAATAGAAGTGTTGTTGCGTGTAATGTAAAAAACATGTTCTTGTATCTGCAGGAGAGGCCACCCTCACCGATGCCATGACTTCAGCAGGAAAGACCTATGAGGAGATAGCTCAGATGGTGGCTGAGcaggtacagtaccagtacagaagTGTCATAACCTGCAGGTGTCTCTCTTAACCCTGTATCTCCTCTGGGTTAAAAGAAATGATCAGAATGTGTGGTTATTTTCAGTGTCAGAATTGAAtttccattttatttttatttgatcaTTTAAAAACAAGATAGTGTTAGGTTCTGAACAAACAGAGTTAAAACTCAAACGGATGACTAGGAAAaatctcaaaccaagtttattcacccactgggtcatacaCCTGCAAAGACAAAGCATGATTACACAAGCACATATATTTATAACCTCCCACTAGGCAGGGTCAACTCCTTAcacatctagacagccaatacatctctgtcGCTAGGCAGGAACTTAATTGGTTTCTCTCACTGGTGTAGTCATGGCCCTTCCTGATGCTAGAACCTTGGTGGGTGtgaaagtgtatgtgtgtgagatatgactgtagtaggaGGATTGTTGTAGTGGGCCCCTCTGGCCCCCCTCCCAGAGGTTTCTTCTCAGTTCATCTGTTGACTTAACCTCGAGCCGAATTCCCCGCTCCTCTCTAGTTccgcagctggcctgccttaacAGAGACTAACTACACTGTTGCCCTTTACCTCCCTCCTTAggaacagaatatgaactttctGCACTTCCCTTTGTCTCACTCAATAACTTTCCATACACCAGATTCCTATCCACCCTTCATTGACCCCAACATATACATTCCTTGTACATGAAAAGTATCAATAAGTTTTAGTATAGTAAAATGAATAACTATATTTCAAGCTAGAATCCAACAATATGCATACAAAATGATTCAATTGATTAATAATCATCGAGGATGAACACAAAAAAGCACAAAGGTCtatgacttatttccattgtggtcctctttcATGATAGTGTTTGGCATAATGTGGCAGGATAAAAAATATACATCTAAATTGGCAGGTCAATTTGGTTACTTAGTCATAAGAACACAAAAACATCCAGTTTACACACTATACACAAAGGAACTCTATTTGGTCATCATCATTGGGCTAGGAGGGATTGCTCACACAAGCACACTATCCATTAACTAGGATTTCACCTTCCTTTTAATGCTACTCAGTGGGAATAGTTTTAACACAGACACATTATTCCACTCAGATGCTGCTGAAGAGTCTCCTGTTGAGAGTGTAGTTGCTCAAGGGCTGTAAATATGTTTTAGTATTTCAAAGGAAATGTGTGCTATACGTCAGACGTagccttgtttttgttttgtctcaGTAGTTGTTGAGGCCTTGGAATCCAAAATAAGCCTTTGAGGGAATGTATGCTTGAGGAGCAGCTttggacggggggggggggggcaatttcCTGTTGCTCTGTGTACTTCCTGTAGCCCCAGAGGCCTTGTGCTCTATTCCCATTCCTTtggtctctcttttctcttcatcGCCCCAAGCTGCTCCTGTCTGATGTCACTTCCTGGATGTCTGCGTGCGTTTCCTGTGGCCTCACAGTGTCTGTTTTATAACCTAGTTCTGACCTTCTTTTGACCCTTTCACTAAGCAtcctgtgtgtgaggtgtgtgttatCTGAAGGGAAGAGGTCAAGACTTGTATGATTACTCCATGACATTCATTTAAAGCCAGCAGCACTAACCAGAACAAAATATGTTCACTACGTTCCTCTGACAGTTCAGTTGAACATAATGTTTGAATATCAGTTAGACTTATATCTATGATATATCTAGACTTATATCTATGATGGTGTAGTGTGGTTTGTACTGAAATCAAAGCCCCACCCTGTTTTTGATGTTGTCGCAGCAGCGTCCACATGGAGGACTCATCTGGTAAGCATGTGTTGCTCCAGTCCAGAGGTTTCTGTCCTTGGTCCAGACTCTTTTTGACCTTTTGACCTCCACCAATCATTAGCATTAgctgtgtagttccagtcctGGGTAGTTACTAGCACTCAGACACAGtgctatgtatgtatgtgtgtgtgtgtgtgtgtgtgtgtgtgtgtgtgtgtgtgtgtgtgtgtgtgtgtgtgtgtgtgtgtgtgtgtgtgtgtgtgtgtgtgtgtgtgtgtgtgtgtgtgtgtgtgtgtgtgtgtgtgtgtgtgtgtgtgtgtgtgtgtgtgtgtgtgtgtgtgtgtcagttcccTACCTTGGTTATCTGGTAATGTTTGGATGGATGTGTTATGGATCTCTCCCATGACCAAGCACGtctttgtggatgttgttttCCCTCCATGGTTCTTTATTATCTTTGTTTTTGGTCATTTTTCTATAGTTTTTTTgtggttttctgtttttttgctaTTTGAGACATTGCTATTACATTTCTTTCTGATGATGTCACAGTTGTATTATTGTACTCATCTTGTTCATTGGCTTTTCTGGCTCAGTACCAAAAGTGTAATGTGAATTGGCTTTTGCTCTGTTTGCAGgggatattgttgtgtgtgtgtgtgtgtgtgtgtgtgtgtgtgattgatatCTAATTGTCCATGTTCTCTCCCTGTAGCCCAGGAAAGACCTGCACTTCCTCATGGAGAACAACAATGAGTACAAAGGCCTTCTGGGATGTTTCCCTGACACCATTGGAGTACACAAGGTAGGCTCCtacaggggaggaagggagagaaggaaggagggagggagagaaatagatatTCACATGATACTGAGCCTAGGGCAGAGGAGCGAGAGAATAACAACCATATGAAAATAACATTGCTAAAAGAACAAAACCATTTTATTTTGGTTAGGACCTACAGTGTCTTTGCTATTAATGTAGATCCATGTTTAATCCAGTATAGCTGTAAAGTTGAATCCCTAGGATTTTGTGCAAAACTGAAGACTGCTCTGTCTTTTCACTGTTAGGCGGCCATAGAGAAGGTGAAGGAGGGAGACCGGCTGGTGGCAGCTAGCAAGATCACCCCTCAAGACAAAGTGACCATGGCTAAACGTGTTAGCACCATGTCATACGCACTACAAGGTAAGGCTACTGGGCTAATGCTAAATGTGTTAGCGATGGTTAAATGTGCTAACACAAGGTACTATAAGCCTATGGCATATAAAGAGATGGTTCCATCATCTATACCACATCATGTGACAGTGGATTTCCTGTTTTCTCCCACCCACAGCTGAGATGAACCACTTCCATAGCAACCGTATCTACGACTACAACAGGGTGATGCAGCTGTACCTGGAGGAGCAAGTAAAGTTCTACGAGACGGTAAGAACAGTCGTCCAAACCACCCTGTACAAAGAAACATTCCCACATAGCCAGAAAACACAATTTTAGCTAAAATGTCAGTAGCTTCTTCTCAAATAGAAAACCTATGAGTTCTTTGCCTGAATGACAGTGGATCTCAAGCAAATGAGTATTGCTAGCATTGAAATTATATTAATGAATGGATCATTTCCACATGCTCACATGCAATTGTCTCCGACCCTGGTCACAAGGTCTGCTATGAGAGGGACTGCTATGAATAGATGCTTCTGTACATACAAATAGTAGTCCATCAACAATGCTCCAATCTGATGAATGTTTTTATTTAGGCATTCAGCACATGGCTTTCAATGGGATTTTTCTCTTTATTCCTGGTTTGGGCAGATTGCTGAGAAGCTGAAGCAAGCACACAGTCAATTCACCACAATGTAAACCTGCCTCCTAAGACTGAAAATGCAAGAAACAGCTTAACACCGAAGAgatctctctttttctttttctcacTCTGTTGCTTTTTCCCTTTGCGCTCAGTGCAATTTCATTTCCTGCAGTCGTTAGCTAATGATGCTAATGTAATCTGTTTTAAACAGTCTAGGAACTGTTTAGGAAGAGGTGTAGACAGTCGAAACCCAGATGGGTGGATTGCAACAGTGCCTGATGCACAGTGGGTGCCACATACAGCACCAAACAACCCAGTCCCACAGGAAACAACACTGACTACTTCCTGTGTCTCAGGTCAGGGTAACATGACAAACATTCAGGCCCTCATTGAACATATTGCACAGTTAAGCATTGCCCTCACTGCCTCAGTGATTCACTCAAAATTCAGAGGTTAAAGCGCAGCTCTCTTCCCCTGGCAAAGAGGATACTGTTtgcatttccttgtttgactgaATCCATGGGCTAGTCATGACTTCCTCAGTTCCATATTATAGTTAACCTACAGTTCCCTACCTTGGTTATCTGGTAATGTTTGGATGGATGTGTTATGGATCTCTCCCATGACCAAGCACGtctttgtggatgttgttttCCCTCCATGGTTCTTTATTATCCCCTGGTCATCTTTTGGACCTTACCCCAGCATCACAGCATTTTTTAATCACAGCATTTCAACAGAAATGATTTTTCAAGTGAttgaaacacacactcacagttcaGAGTAGAGATGTTGCATTATGCCTTGTCAGTTAAGTTCCAGCAGataagagagggagtgtgtcacCACACCCcttgcttgtgagtgtgtctgaacACTGCTGGCAGTGCCCCACCCCTTCCTTCACTCACTTCCTCGATCTCTAACAGGAAGCTCGACCCTTTCCTGCCACTGTGCCTTGTTGACGTTCTGTAGAAAATAGAACTGCATGCTTCGCTCATTCCCCCCTGTCTGATTTTTATTTTACTATTCAAAACATAGAGCTCTGCTTTTCTCCCTTCTGGAAGGACAGATTCCGATGGGGAATGTTAGAGGTTATGCAATGGGAGCCTACTCCTCGTCCATGGAAGCCAAACATCAGCGAGCCAATGCTTCTCCCAAAGCCAGTGCCAAACATGGTGGCTGGGTCCCAATACTCATAAATTGCTTCCTTGTTTTCTTTCCTTCAAAAACAGCTGAGCGGTTTCACAATATTGCTTTCACCTATCAAATCCTTACATAGCAGTGGTTAGTAAGGAAATGTGTTAAGACAATAGGGACACAGCCATGCCTTTATCCAGGTGTCTATGACAGCTCTTCTCTGCCTCACTCCACTTAATACCGCAGTGCAATCATCAATCATTATTTAATCTCCCTCTTTCTATTCTCGTcacataaatacaaatacatttataTTCTATCTGATGCATGCGCTTTTTGGTTGTTGAGGTATTATTTTATGTATAGAAATATTTGCGATATGTTGTCACCCAGAAAGAGGTAAAATTTAAGTTTGATTTAATAAAAATGATTTGTACTCTCCGTGGACACGTTTGCATTTCTttgagtgtgtttgtgagagtgagtgtgagtcATGTCTTGTTCTGCCGGACTTGTGTATTTGGGacgacacccacccacacactcatatacacacacagcaggtCCCTTATTCCCCCGTCTGAATATTCTGTAGAGATGGATAGGAATGAGAATGAGTTGGTCTATAAGCAGAGCGGAGCGTCAAAGAGTGTGTTTGTGCTGATTATGAGGGGAGGAATGAAAGAGGTCTTTCACCCTGTACTCTGCCTGCACCCAGCTCTGACTGAAATCAGGTGCAgctgggtctctgtctctacaCCAAGAAAGAGTTAAATATTTCACTCTATAAAGagttaaatacactatatatacagaagtatgtggacacgtcaTAAAATGTGTGGATATGGCTgtttcagccacactcgttgctgacgGGTGTACAAAATCGACCACACAGCCAtggaatctccatagacaaacattggccgtagaatggccttactgaagagcttagtgactttcaacgtggcagtgtcataggatgccacctttccaacaagtcagtttgtcaaatttctgccctgctagagctgccccgggtcaactgtaagtgctgttattgtgaagtggaaatgtctaagagcaacaacggctcagatgtgaggtggtaggccacacaagctcacagaatgggaccaccgagtgctgtagTGCAtacaaattgtctgtcctcggttgcaacactcactaccgacttccaaactgcctctggaagcaaggtcagcacaagaactgttaatcgggagcttcgtgaaatgggtttctatgaccgagcagccacacacaagaccagtagcgattttagcatgtaaatcttggtgggggaaaaataaataaaagtgggaTGCATcctagcaaagccactacacaacacaacactaaacaacacattaattgcactataacagtgaaaaacggttcccacaaactgttagggcctacataaagctgtcccaacatattaccactgctacacctggctatcagcagagccttgtctggcagcgaaacagttcattcagcctcatttactgcgtttaaaaaaacatagctgatatggctgacttgctaaaACAAATGTGGTGTATAAGGTGACGACAAGCAGatgaggcaatctgtaatttcgattaagacattgagCGAGCTATagtaggacggacgtagtcaatataactatttgtttagcactattgaaatgtacagcgacagaattcagaacatgggccgttcttatagtgttctccctgtacaccaagtcagaagaaccgtaggataaataaagggggcatataagcagacaatgaaagctcttacaatattcgataattacatttctctaaaacaggttaaagGCTACATgtacaccaccaagtcagaacagtaggcaaaattaagaggggtaTATGGACCAAATTATtaaggtgaggcacatgggctactaacatcttactgcacaacatacacttagtattactttcttagctacagtatgcatattacataatttatgcagcagcatacaagacatttttggactcaccttgttgtgctgtgctcacttgaacaggaaggtagcGCGGCTGTCCTTCATggacaaattttgtcatcaaagtctgtcattctctggatttatggtgctttcaaaacaactgggaactctgggggggaaaaaacaaggtcgaatcgtgatgacgtcattgatcttcaggtcgtagctgtagaaagaggccagatttacagttccgagttggatgaccgttcaaaacgtattttcaaaAGTAATTTATTCCTGACTTCCCAGTTGTTTTCGCAGTTCCAAGTTAAGTTGTTTAGAGCGCGGCACAAATTATGCTTCATTGACAACATGgcaaatgttgaatgtttatcattttaaacttggaaaagagccccttaatcccagatttgggactaTACAGCcattccactgaatagcaggctagtgattgctttgcattgcttgcagttagccactgtcactgagtccttccaaaccactcattgttgagttTGTGATTtctaacttgttgtgtaatgtttatgtccaatgtccTATGAGCACCAATACGTTTAATCTATCATTTCTCTTAATTATTTATCttaatatgacaaggattaaaaaggatttgccagtagattgtcgacttgattcatgatgatgaccgctagctaagattttgaaagtatgatgttgacatgttgATAGCCCagtcaattcctgccagtctgcacagtgcgatatcaacccagagcatatcagactgctttttctctaccacatctcgggattcctaccacaagctctgaacctttacaccggatcatcgcagctagcaaGCTGCTATccaagtggctactcctggctaacgtctctgtccggaagcaagcaccagctagcttggagctagcctcgagctaggcccatctcctggctagctgaagaggtccatcagccaatttcttgggctacaatacctattttgccagttggcctggacccttttactgccgacaGGGAGCCCCGAcgatccatcacaactggtctgctgacgtaacCTTCCGAGGGGTCTCAACAGGCttttccgtcgcgacgtcccccaaagccccggcccgctagctgtctgaatcgctgtgtctccagctcgcctagctactcactggacgcTATGATTACTCAGCTACgaatgcctctccctaatgtcaatatgtcttgtccattgctattttggttagtgattattgtcataTTTCGATGTAGAGtttccagccctgctcaatatgcctaagctagcccttttgttccactcatgcggtgacctcacctggcttaaatggtgcctcgagagacaaaacctctctcatcgtcactcaatgcctaggtttacctccactgtattcatatcctaccatacccttatcTGTACATTattccttgaatctattcttccgcgcccagaaatcggctccttttactctctgttccgaacgcactagacgaccagttctcatagcctttagccgtacccttatcctactcctcctcctctgttcctctggtgatatagaggttaacccaggccctgcagcgcctagctccactcccattccccgtgtgctctcatttgttgacttctgtaaccgtaaaagccttggtttcgtgcatgttaacatcagaagcctcctccctaagtttgttttattcactgctttagcacactccgccaacccagatgtcctagccatgtctgaatcctggcttaggaaggccaccaaaaatcctgaaatttccatccccaactacaacattttccgacaagatagaactgccaaagtgggccgagttgcaatctactgcagagatagtctgcagagttctgtcatactatccaggtctgttcccaaacaattcgggcttctactttaaaaaatccacctttccagaaacaagtctctcaccgttgccgcttgctatagaccaccctctgcccccagctgtgccctggacaccatatgtgactgtacgtttgtttatgtgtaactctgtgttgttgtatgtgtcgaactgctttgctttatcttggccaggtcgcagttgtaaatgagaacttgttctcaactggcctacctggttaaataaaggggaaataaaaataaataaaacatgatcaatcaaagctactgtacatataacttgatttgacgtcattttatctgtggccaatgaccttgagccttcttggatgggcacttctaatgtaactctatggcagcacccaagggacgAGAATTTTTTAGCTCAAGTTCTAGCtcttgtggggcggcaggtagcctagtgtttagagcgttgggacagaaACCGTAAGGTTgccggatcgaatccccgagctga is a genomic window containing:
- the snx9b gene encoding sorting nexin-9; the protein is MANTAQVLYDFTAEPGNNELTVREGETVTITNQGVGGGWIEAQNSRGEVGLVPEDYIELPGGGGNVGHVAAPVAAHAPDLSFFDAFAAPANNTTQNQASNGKDPWSVWNQDTTGGSSNNWAAQPEGTITGKSAAPDPWGSTAQSHPQAYQGPGAEEDEWDDEWDDVKSNSESGDGGAIQRGGATGSSMKISLNKFPGFSKSGPELFLLCKQPPKGKEKITIYMGEVGPVWSYPEAQLDCVVADPKKGTKMYGLKSYIEYHVIPNTTNRPVNHRYKHFDWLYERLLDKFGSAIPIPSLPDKQVTGRFEEEFIKMRMERLQGWMTRMCRHPVVSNSDVFQLFLTYKDEKDWKTGKRKAEKDEDVGVMIFSSIEPEAPDLDPIEVEQKCDQFSRFTKAMDDGVKDLLTVGQEHWKRCTGPLPKEYQRIGKAFQNLSSVFTSSGYQGEATLTDAMTSAGKTYEEIAQMVAEQPRKDLHFLMENNNEYKGLLGCFPDTIGVHKAAIEKVKEGDRLVAASKITPQDKVTMAKRVSTMSYALQAEMNHFHSNRIYDYNRVMQLYLEEQVKFYETIAEKLKQAHSQFTTM
- the snx9b gene encoding sorting nexin-9b isoform X2, which encodes MANTAQVLYDFTAEPGNNELTVREGETVTITNQGVGGGWIEAQNSRGEVGLVPEDYIELPGGGGNVGHVAAPVAAHAPDLSFFDAFAAPANNTTQNQVDVGACSPQPDTPDTPAPPSSSSPDEASNGKDPWSVWNQDTTGGSSNNWAAQPEGTITGKSAAPDPWGSTAQSHPQAYQGPGAEEDEWDDEWDDVKSNSESGDGGAIQRGGATGSSMKISLNKFPGFSKSGPELFLLCKQPPKGKEKITIYMGEVGPVWSYPEAQLDCVVADPKKGTKMYGLKSYIEYHVIPNTTNRPVNHRYKHFDWLYERLLDKFGSAIPIPSLPDKQVTGRFEEEFIKMRMERLQGWMTRMCRHPVVSNSDVFQLFLTYKDEKDWKTGKRKAEKDEDVGVMIFSSIEPEAPDLDPIEVEQKCDQFSRFTKAMDDGVKDLLTVGQEHWKRCTGPLPKEYQRIGKAFQNLSSVFTSSGYQGEATLTDAMTSAGKTYEEIAQMVAEQPRKDLHFLMENNNEYKGLLGCFPDTIGVHKAAIEKVKEGDRLVAASKITPQDKVTMAKRVSTMSYALQAEMNHFHSNRIYDYNRVMQLYLEEQVKFYETIAEKLKQAHSQFTTM
- the snx9b gene encoding sorting nexin-9b isoform X1 yields the protein MANTAQVLYDFTAEPGNNELTVREGETVTITNQGVGGGWIEAQNSRGEVGLVPEDYIELPGGGGNVGHVAAPVAAHAPDLSFFDAFAAPANNTTQNQVDVGACSPQPDTPDTPAPPSSSSPDEASNGKDPWSVWNQDTTGGSSNNWAAQPEGTITGKSAAPDPWGSTAQSHPQAYQGPGAEEDEWDDEWDDVKSNSESGDGGAIQRGGATGSSMKISLNNRFPGFSKSGPELFLLCKQPPKGKEKITIYMGEVGPVWSYPEAQLDCVVADPKKGTKMYGLKSYIEYHVIPNTTNRPVNHRYKHFDWLYERLLDKFGSAIPIPSLPDKQVTGRFEEEFIKMRMERLQGWMTRMCRHPVVSNSDVFQLFLTYKDEKDWKTGKRKAEKDEDVGVMIFSSIEPEAPDLDPIEVEQKCDQFSRFTKAMDDGVKDLLTVGQEHWKRCTGPLPKEYQRIGKAFQNLSSVFTSSGYQGEATLTDAMTSAGKTYEEIAQMVAEQPRKDLHFLMENNNEYKGLLGCFPDTIGVHKAAIEKVKEGDRLVAASKITPQDKVTMAKRVSTMSYALQAEMNHFHSNRIYDYNRVMQLYLEEQVKFYETIAEKLKQAHSQFTTM
- the snx9b gene encoding sorting nexin-9b isoform X3, with the translated sequence MANTAQVLYDFTAEPGNNELTVREGETVTITNQGVGGGWIEAQNSRGEVGLVPEDYIELPGGGGNVGHVAAPVAAHAPDLSFFDAFAAPANNTTQNQASNGKDPWSVWNQDTTGGSSNNWAAQPEGTITGKSAAPDPWGSTAQSHPQAYQGPGAEEDEWDDEWDDVKSNSESGDGGAIQRGGATGSSMKISLNNRFPGFSKSGPELFLLCKQPPKGKEKITIYMGEVGPVWSYPEAQLDCVVADPKKGTKMYGLKSYIEYHVIPNTTNRPVNHRYKHFDWLYERLLDKFGSAIPIPSLPDKQVTGRFEEEFIKMRMERLQGWMTRMCRHPVVSNSDVFQLFLTYKDEKDWKTGKRKAEKDEDVGVMIFSSIEPEAPDLDPIEVEQKCDQFSRFTKAMDDGVKDLLTVGQEHWKRCTGPLPKEYQRIGKAFQNLSSVFTSSGYQGEATLTDAMTSAGKTYEEIAQMVAEQPRKDLHFLMENNNEYKGLLGCFPDTIGVHKAAIEKVKEGDRLVAASKITPQDKVTMAKRVSTMSYALQAEMNHFHSNRIYDYNRVMQLYLEEQVKFYETIAEKLKQAHSQFTTM